Genomic window (Mya arenaria isolate MELC-2E11 chromosome 16, ASM2691426v1):
ttttgcaaattcaggtatctttaaaaccttcttTGGCTGAttggagtgttttggcatgtgacgtcattttcttcaaatattttacaaaggtaatcatttgaaagaaaagatcAGCAATATATGTcggttttttaaataatgttttctatatttgttcccagttttagtacaaagACGTTTTTATCGTaactttgaaaagtttttgcaatTGGTGCTCTAAaatgtattcctccgtctgcaaaTAGAGTTATAATCTCTTTTTATTGAAGTACTTGGGATTTAcctttaagtttattattatttgttttattattaagtttcctcaagttaatgcatactttgataagatttaccttttacgttttttctttatttaggattgttgggataagagtgaggtttgtgcacgtaaacagCTTTAAACCTCCaggtaaatttaaattttactgaccgttccaaggcggtacctaacaatccttgataaacatacctatttttttatatatatactatgtatgcactgtgctgtttgtggattttttatgccgttcttccatgtttcttgtttgtgatttttagctcacctgtcactttgtgacaaggtgagcttttgtgatcgccttttgtccggcgtccgtcgtgcgtcgtgcgtcaacaatttacttaaaagacatctcctccttaaccgctgggccaatattaataaaatttcataGGGATGtcccttgggtggtcttctatcaacgttgttcaaagaattcaattccatgcagaactctggttgccatggcaaccaaaaggaaaaactttaaaaatcttcttttcccaaaccacaaggcttaggccgttgatatttggtaggtaggatgaccaaatggtcctctaccaagattcttcaaattatggcccttgggtcaaaattggccccgccccgggggggtcatgagttttctctatatgtttatagtgaaaacttaaaaaatcttctcctctgaactaaCTTGGcatagagcttagatatttggcatgattcatcgtctagtggacctctacaaagtttgttcaaattatggccctggggtcaaaattggctccgccccggggggtcatgggtattttctataaaaaagcGACTCCAAAAGATGGCAGTGAAAACGAATGAACAATTGTACATTTCAGGGGCGAAAATGATAAAGGCAAGGTAGCTTTTCGTAAATGGTTTAGGCATTTAGGGGAACTGCGATCTTTATGTCCATATGCTGTCTTGCTAGCCGTCAGTGCAACCTGCACCAGAAAAGCCTACAAAAAAGTAGTTAAACTTCTCAATTTTAAAGAAGATGCCCTTTTTATCAGAATGTCGCCCAACAAAAGTAACATTAAACTTTCAGTAAGGAAGGCAAAGAGCCTGGAAATCGCCATTTTCCCTGTAGTAGAAATGATACAGTGTAAACAAGTCCATAGGCTTCTTATATATTGCTCTACAATAAAAGAACTATCAGAATGCTACAGGTATTTGGTCAATGAGTGTTTGGAAGATAGTGGTGTTATGATACAGATGTATCATTCTGAGACCACCAAAGACATTAAACATTCAGTTCAAGGGTTACTAAGAAACCAAGATAGCAAAGCAATTATTATAGCGACAAGTGCACTTGGATTGGGGCTTGATGTGGCAAACTGTAACTCTGTTATAATTTACGGGCTGCCGAAAAGTGTGATCGACTTGCTTCAGGAAATGGGGCGAGTGGGTAGAGATGGCAGAAAGTCAGTCGCCATTATTGTGTACAAATCCACCCATCTCCGCAACGCCAATGAAGAAGTGCGAAATGTATGTACAACAAATATGTGCAGGCGCCAGGAATTGCTTTCTACTCTTCTCAATGAACATGAGCTTGAAGAAATATCTCAATCAACCCATGATCATCATAGTTGTTATGACGATTGTCAGAGAAATTGCTGATGTTGTCATTGTGAAAAGCAAGGCATTGAGGAGTTTTATATAGATGACAATGCTGACAAATGTAGCAAAGAGTCTGACTCTGATACTCTTTCCAATTCAGGAGTTGAAGAagactgttgttgttttttattgataatgcTCATATTCCTTAGTAGCACTCATCTTGCCattgtttaattcaaaaaagtaataattcatttcatttatatttgtaagtttttaaagCTCCAGTACTTAACACTAACATGTCTCTTTCGAAGGGCATGTGCTATGATGTTACATTTGTGTAGTTCCCTACCATTCATTCAAGTGCATTTGCAATTGATAATGCTGCTGGTAATGATTCAATGTTGATAACATGTCCATTCAAGTATGTTTTGTTAAgttaaaaaagggccataaatctgaaaatatttttttaagagttACGTTACTtatcattaaatgcaaaatgtgCATTGTTAATTTAGATGAAGAGTCATAACCATAAATTTTACACTCAAATATACATCTTTCATTTTCAGAATCGACCGTCTCTTAATCGTCCGTACGGTGTTTCTTGTCTGTGTCGGTAAATTTTCATGGATAGTCCAGACACAGAGTTGGAGAATGGATTCCTGTCAATAGTTATACCTTTGGTCTTTAATTTCCTAACCTGATGATGTAATACTTCTTGGCTTGAGAGATCTTTGGCCACTTTATACACATCTTCTTTGTATGAAGGCAAATGATGAAAGCCTTTGCTCTTCTTAAAATTGCTGACAGTGTCAATGTGCTTCCCAGCCGTACTCAACATTGGATACTCCGTGGAATGTTTAATGAAGCCGTCTTTTGACTTGTATCCAGTACAAGATAATTTGGAATCCCTATTTAGCATTTCAACATATTCATCTAAGGAAATGTTcctattccccccccccccccccccccccttgaatGTTGATGAAGCGATTTGCAACTAGTCGTTCCCGCTGGTGATGTGGAAAAACTTCCTCAGTAAGCGCTGTCAAATGAACTGAACCAATCAGATATTTGGTTTTGTTGGTTTTGTTATAAACTGGCAGTTTATATTTCGCTGATCTAACACATCTCTCACCATCCCCCATATCAACTGCAGAATCCAAGTTCTTATGAAGAATTGTAAGCTTGAAGAGCATTAAAATATAATCTTGCAGATCATCTGCACTTGGAATTTggttcttttttctttctgtttGGTTCAATGAATTGGTGTTCTTTTGTCTCATGATTTTGGACGGATGCAATGAACGAGTATGATCTTTCACAGTAATGACATTTGAAACGTCCAGTATCATCACAGTTTGATACCCAATAGTTGTCGGCATGTTCACTGTCATCGAAAATTTCTCTAAGGGATGCACAAACATCACTACTCCCTTCGAAGAACCATTTCTTGACTACTTCCTCACAAACATTATTTATCCAGCTGATCTTGCCTTCATTTAACATATCTTCTGGTATAGGGATTTCTGGCAAGTCGGAGGAATTTTCTGGGAGACAGTTGATTCCAAAATGTTCAAAGAACATAACAAGAATAATGGCATCCAACatggcataatacatcattttgtaAGCCCGATAGGAATTTTTTTACATCTGCTTTAACATTCCGGTAATTAAGGAAATTCCGGTAAAATGCCATTGTTCCTCTTTCGCTTGCTTGCTCAGGTCTGTATGACAGCTTTGCTATAGCCTGAatgtaaaatttgaataaaattattctACTGTAACAGAGACATACATGCATTGTTTATCATATTCAACAATGTCATAACTTATACAAGGAAATAAAATTGGCGATATACGTATTAAAATCGTGTCCATATTGATTTCTCTGAAAGAAGAACAATTTTGTAGTTCTGAATTGGTATACATGGTCTCATATACactattaaatgtattatacatgtcAACCTGAcaacatattcaatattgataaaaaggtGAAGCGTTACATGATTTCAATAATTACTTTCCTTgtaattaaatgcaatatatgaaatgaaatgagtTCAAACTGACAAGTAGAAGAaagcgtaacgtcgtgaagcgtgtattggggatctgattttaatgagattgccTTATACAGTGCCTGTAgtatacattgtaaaatataacatgttcaaattcattattttccaaaatgtttactgtGGAAAGAACTGTGATACATGTTTTCATGTCAACAATTTTTTATGTGCATGAGATATTAGTTCATCAATTTTAATTactatatatgtaaaatatcttCTAATATTCGTGCATTTTGACTTATGTTTGTGCTATAATTAGAATGCATGTTGAAAGTTTGTATGAAATCGCCTAAAGCGCAAATAAAGCATGACAGTAAAGAATGTGTTATTTCGACAAAATGTGATTCATTATGTTGTGTTGCCCggaacattttttattcattttcagagAAAACTGACAACTGTATATTCACAACAACTAAacatggcggccatcttgggtTTTTCGAAGGAGGAGTGCTTGTCTCGGAACGTATCACATGGCTGGATCGAGTGATTTTCGAGTATGCCAAAGGGTTAATTAGTGTGTATCTCAAGGGGGAGCATCCTTCCCAGACAATTGCAGTGAAGCAGGTTGAAGAGCTGTCAGAAAGGGAGATAATAATTGATAACTCTGAGAATGACTCAAGGGAGGTAACTTTGAGAAAAAGAGAAGTTAACCATGATTTCACGTTTGAGAGAGCAGTTATTGACAAAGAGGTTGAAGATAAAGAAAAACGTGAGTCTCTGAAAAGGGGTGAGATTATACAGCAAGCAACGTCCATTGTACAGTGACATTGTCATATTAACAGGGACAGACCATGATGATAGTTGATAAGGCCTTGATAGCAGCATTCACCTATTTTCTGGCcaattcatctttaaaatataacttcCAATTTGCTATTTCTTGATTAAGAGCTTGTTATTCTAAATATTCAGCTTTAGAAAGTCGTATTTTACTTACTTTATATTTTGGTTAATGAGTTGGTGTTTTTAATTTAGAAGGCTGTCAACCTGCCCACAGCATTGATTTCCCACGGCATAATTCGATATGCTA
Coding sequences:
- the LOC128221419 gene encoding ATP-dependent DNA helicase RecQ-like, yielding MRQGENDKGKVAFRKWFRHLGELRSLCPYAVLLAVSATCTRKAYKKVVKLLNFKEDALFIRMSPNKSNIKLSVRKAKSLEIAIFPVVEMIQCKQVHRLLIYCSTIKELSECYRYLVNECLEDSGVMIQMYHSETTKDIKHSVQGLLRNQDSKAIIIATSALGLGLDVANCNSVIIYGLPKSVIDLLQEMGRVGRDGRKSVAIIVYKSTHLRNANEEVRNVCTTNMCRRQELLSTLLNEHELEEISQSTHDHHSCYDDCQRNC